In Clostridium sp. SY8519, one genomic interval encodes:
- a CDS encoding Rrf2 family transcriptional regulator, whose translation MLITRETDYALRVLRVLTDGERHTMKALCETEEIPQQFAYKIIRKLADADMISCTRGVNGGCQLKNDLAEYTLYDLITTINPDRYVNACMDPHYSCDWRQKHDGHCGLHNRQKEVQNEMEHLLRGYRLSDMMQEDIHARESGK comes from the coding sequence TTGCTGATCACCAGAGAGACAGATTACGCGCTTCGTGTACTGCGCGTGCTAACAGACGGAGAGAGACATACGATGAAAGCGCTGTGCGAAACGGAGGAAATTCCTCAGCAGTTTGCCTACAAGATCATTCGGAAACTGGCAGACGCGGATATGATTTCCTGCACCAGAGGAGTCAACGGCGGCTGTCAGCTGAAAAATGACCTGGCAGAGTATACACTCTATGATCTGATCACAACGATTAACCCGGACCGCTACGTCAATGCGTGCATGGACCCCCATTACAGCTGCGACTGGCGGCAGAAGCATGACGGACACTGCGGACTGCACAACCGCCAGAAGGAAGTGCAGAATGAGATGGAGCATCTGCTTCGGGGGTACCGCCTGAGCGACATGATGCAGGAAGATATCCATGCCAGAGAATCCGGAAAATAA